From the genome of Arthrobacter alpinus, one region includes:
- the fdxA gene encoding ferredoxin, with protein sequence MTYVIAQPCVDVKDKACVEECPVDCIYEGERSLYIHPDECVDCGACEPVCPVEAIYYEDDTPEEWAEYYKANVEFFDVLGSPGGAAKVGNTHTDHPIIAALPPQNQD encoded by the coding sequence GTGACGTATGTAATTGCGCAGCCATGCGTGGATGTGAAGGACAAGGCATGTGTTGAGGAATGCCCTGTTGACTGTATCTACGAAGGTGAACGCTCGCTCTACATCCACCCTGACGAATGCGTTGACTGCGGCGCCTGTGAACCTGTTTGCCCGGTCGAGGCCATTTATTATGAGGATGACACCCCGGAGGAGTGGGCCGAATACTACAAGGCCAACGTTGAGTTCTTCGACGTGCTGGGCTCCCCGGGAGGTGCCGCCAAGGTCGGCAACACGCACACCGACCACCCCATCATCGCCGCCCTCCCGCCGCAGAACCAGGACTAA
- a CDS encoding PIG-L family deacetylase, which produces MDTSTASSLLPGVGPGSTLLFVHAHPDDETIVTGATMAAYAAAGARVVLLTCTRGELGEVIPPELAHLEVGAVPDGELTGGGTADGSGLAAERERELAAALDALGVRHHVWLGQGVAAPPSGPVLFRDSGMQWGPGGRATAAETVLAGSLSLTPLPELAPLVAQVIREIRPEALITYAGDGGYGHPDHVRTHQLSMAALKLAADDEGPVPGWRVPRVFTIVSDRPERPLEAGVQRISVAGDVNAKTAAMRAHRTQITVEGARYALSDGVWKDVTGVEEFLELEQSTVYGGPLA; this is translated from the coding sequence ATGGACACTAGCACCGCTTCTTCTTTGCTGCCCGGGGTGGGCCCGGGCAGTACCCTCCTTTTTGTCCACGCCCACCCGGATGACGAAACCATCGTCACAGGGGCCACCATGGCCGCCTATGCCGCTGCCGGCGCGCGCGTGGTGCTCCTGACATGCACGCGGGGTGAGCTGGGTGAGGTGATCCCCCCGGAATTGGCGCACCTTGAGGTGGGCGCCGTGCCCGACGGCGAGCTCACCGGGGGTGGGACTGCTGACGGCAGCGGGCTGGCTGCCGAGCGGGAACGCGAGTTGGCGGCTGCCCTGGACGCCTTGGGCGTGCGCCACCATGTGTGGCTGGGGCAGGGGGTCGCCGCACCCCCCAGCGGGCCGGTGCTATTCCGTGACTCGGGCATGCAGTGGGGTCCAGGCGGGCGGGCGACGGCGGCTGAGACCGTCCTGGCCGGGTCGCTCTCCCTGACCCCGTTGCCGGAGCTGGCGCCGCTGGTGGCCCAGGTCATCCGCGAAATCCGCCCCGAAGCGCTCATCACCTATGCGGGCGACGGCGGCTATGGCCACCCAGACCACGTCCGCACCCACCAGCTGAGCATGGCTGCGCTAAAACTTGCCGCCGACGATGAAGGCCCGGTTCCGGGGTGGCGGGTGCCCCGGGTGTTCACCATTGTCAGTGACCGCCCTGAACGCCCGTTGGAGGCCGGGGTGCAGCGAATTTCTGTTGCCGGGGATGTCAACGCCAAGACTGCCGCCATGCGCGCGCACAGGACACAGATCACCGTGGAGGGTGCCCGTTATGCACTCTCCGACGGTGTCTGGAAGGACGTGACGGGGGTTGAGGAATTCTTGGAGCTAGAGCAATCAACAGTCTACGGAGGACCCCTGGCATGA
- a CDS encoding ABC transporter permease, whose amino-acid sequence MSENLTPEKEPTRPATPATRQGKTSSRVIEHFVAPLEETPLAAIDKVDESAAPLSLWADAWRNLRKQPLFIVSALLIVLVVIVAVFPQWFASVDPTSCTLDNSAEGARSGHPLGFTLQGCDVYARMIYGTRASLTVGVLTTIGVLIIGGVMGALAGYYGGWLDAILARLGDVFFALPLILGAIVINQLPAFRDNRSVWTVVVALVLFGWPQIARITRGAVLENRNADFVTAAKALGLSRFKALVRHVMPNSLAPIIVVVSISLGTFIVAEATLSFLGLGLPPSVMSWGNDISAAQPQVRNNPGVLLWPAVALSITVLSFIMLGDALRDALDPKARKR is encoded by the coding sequence ATGTCTGAGAACCTGACACCTGAAAAAGAACCGACAAGACCGGCAACCCCGGCAACTCGTCAAGGAAAAACGTCCAGCCGGGTCATTGAACACTTTGTGGCGCCGCTGGAGGAAACCCCACTGGCAGCCATTGACAAGGTCGATGAATCCGCAGCTCCCCTAAGTTTGTGGGCGGATGCTTGGCGGAATCTGCGTAAACAGCCGCTGTTCATTGTTTCCGCGCTTTTGATCGTTCTGGTGGTGATTGTGGCGGTTTTCCCGCAGTGGTTCGCCAGTGTCGACCCCACAAGCTGCACCTTGGACAATTCGGCCGAGGGGGCCCGATCCGGGCACCCCCTCGGGTTCACCTTGCAAGGCTGCGATGTCTATGCACGCATGATTTACGGCACCCGCGCCTCGCTCACGGTGGGCGTACTGACCACCATTGGCGTTTTGATCATTGGCGGCGTCATGGGCGCCCTTGCCGGCTACTACGGTGGTTGGCTTGACGCTATCCTGGCCCGCCTCGGAGATGTGTTCTTCGCCTTGCCGCTGATCCTTGGCGCCATCGTGATCAACCAGCTGCCGGCTTTCCGTGACAACCGAAGTGTTTGGACAGTAGTTGTGGCGCTGGTGCTATTTGGCTGGCCGCAAATTGCCCGAATCACGCGCGGTGCCGTTTTGGAAAACCGCAACGCTGACTTTGTCACGGCGGCCAAGGCCCTGGGGCTTTCCCGCTTCAAGGCACTGGTCCGCCATGTGATGCCCAACTCCCTGGCACCCATCATTGTTGTTGTCAGCATCTCGCTCGGCACGTTCATCGTGGCCGAGGCGACGCTGTCCTTCCTGGGCCTTGGCCTGCCGCCGTCGGTCATGTCGTGGGGCAATGACATCTCGGCGGCCCAGCCGCAGGTGCGAAACAACCCCGGCGTGCTGCTGTGGCCTGCCGTGGCACTGTCCATCACTGTCTTGAGCTTCATCATGCTCGGTGATGCACTCCGCGATGCCCTGGATCCCAAAGCAAGGAAGCGGTGA
- the dapC gene encoding succinyldiaminopimelate transaminase, with protein sequence MNQAPQNASRQFGLQLPEYPWDAMAPYLATAAKHPDGVVNLSIGTPVDPTPPLIRNALVAAADAPGYPTTHGTLALRQAIVDWFARRRNVPGLSAQDVMPTVGSKELVAWLPLLLGLGAGDVVVRPTVAYPTYDMGAVFAGATAVAADNLDELDAQTRARVRLVWVNSPGNPTGIVRGVEQLSALVAQAREVGAVVASDECYGELGWGPWDPENGGEPVPSVLDPRVNGGSTENLLAIYSLSKQSNMAGYRAAFVAGDSAIMANLVNSRKHAGMIVPRPVQEAMQVALGDDAHVSAQKTLYRRRRALLVRALESFGLTIHHSEAGLYLWCTAGEDTWITIGRLAELGIVAGPGVFYGEAGKGFIRVALTGTDERIAAAVARLSR encoded by the coding sequence ATGAACCAGGCCCCGCAGAACGCGTCCCGCCAGTTTGGTTTGCAGCTTCCCGAGTACCCTTGGGATGCCATGGCGCCGTATCTGGCCACAGCGGCCAAGCACCCGGACGGGGTGGTGAATCTGTCCATCGGCACGCCGGTGGACCCGACGCCGCCCCTGATTCGCAACGCCTTGGTGGCCGCAGCCGATGCGCCAGGGTATCCCACCACGCATGGGACGTTGGCGTTGCGCCAGGCCATTGTGGACTGGTTTGCCCGCCGCCGGAACGTGCCGGGACTATCTGCCCAAGACGTCATGCCCACCGTGGGCTCCAAGGAGTTGGTGGCCTGGTTGCCGCTGCTGTTGGGGTTGGGCGCAGGCGATGTGGTGGTCCGGCCAACGGTGGCCTACCCCACCTATGACATGGGTGCGGTCTTCGCCGGTGCCACGGCCGTGGCGGCCGATAACCTCGACGAACTTGACGCCCAAACCCGAGCGCGGGTGCGGCTCGTGTGGGTCAACTCTCCGGGCAACCCCACGGGCATTGTCCGTGGGGTAGAGCAGCTTTCAGCATTGGTGGCGCAGGCCCGAGAAGTGGGCGCTGTGGTTGCTTCCGATGAATGCTACGGCGAGCTGGGCTGGGGGCCGTGGGACCCGGAAAACGGCGGCGAGCCGGTGCCCAGCGTCCTGGACCCCCGTGTGAACGGTGGCAGCACAGAGAATCTGCTGGCCATCTACTCCCTGAGTAAGCAGTCAAACATGGCCGGCTACCGGGCAGCGTTTGTGGCGGGGGACAGCGCCATCATGGCGAACCTGGTCAACAGCCGCAAGCATGCGGGCATGATCGTGCCCCGCCCGGTCCAGGAAGCCATGCAGGTGGCGCTGGGGGACGACGCCCACGTCAGCGCACAGAAGACCCTGTACCGCCGCCGTCGGGCCCTTCTTGTTAGAGCCTTGGAATCCTTTGGTCTCACCATCCACCACTCCGAGGCCGGGCTCTACCTGTGGTGCACCGCAGGGGAGGACACTTGGATCACCATTGGTCGGCTCGCGGAGCTGGGCATTGTGGCCGGGCCCGGGGTGTTCTATGGGGAAGCGGGCAAGGGATTCATCCGGGTGGCCTTGACAGGGACCGATGAACGCATAGCAGCAGCCGTGGCCCGCCTGAGCCGCTAA
- a CDS encoding immunoglobulin-like domain-containing protein gives MNPSSIANHSISRRQSLKLLGSAAAVGAIIMTDPFGAAPAQAATVELPLLATASTVWRYLDNNIDPATGTATPLVWTTAGYDDSSWKTGKGSFGAKNGAATGMGGGLGVTTTLLNHYTAGTGSDTVPTYFFRTSFELTAEQLAVLGVINGSATYDDAFILYVNGQRATGFEDAGIDPSTNLQYGGGNGADPRSVAFTVPNNLLKAGTNTVSVALYQSRASSSDIYFDLVSLLATTSTSTAATLSDVVLNIGAQAGELGLAWYTSSTGEELAQLVTAGGDFASATSFPSAGGTATDGQQYRHATLRGLQANTSYSYRVGSEATGWSEVFTFTTKTQSGDFNFLVVGDSQIGASGNATSDAQGWATTLSKAESLLPDEHFILSVGDQVNTAGNEGQYEGFLAPAQLRRYPLVTNIGNHDVASLAYRQHFNMPNIDETFGEGNPGQSGGNYWFTYNEVLFISFNSNNQNNDRHLEYVAKIIAEQGAGKKWVIVHFHHSVFSVASHATDKDIIERRRVLPAGFSKLGVDLVLMGHDHVYTRSYLMNALTPTNPAGATGTPAHAPAQLARSVAQLASGTVVPQTGDVLYLTANSSSGSKYYEIQTGKDFYWSDVQNQEHVPNMTDVRITDETITLTTYRVTDLSVVDVVRLERPDITAPVLTVSASTTLTVGAVFDPRAGVSAVDNRDGDLSDAILITGAVDTATTGTYRLEYSVTDAAGNTVTAVRTVTVTPVSAPSVSPDIPAPSLAGPTGTIGAPWASASGVQGSGPALAATGLSAGGFLATAVAALATGAILLNRKGKRTPAAATMNGDLEGPETTFGPSHTVD, from the coding sequence TTGAATCCCTCATCCATCGCGAACCACAGCATCTCCCGCCGTCAGTCCCTGAAGCTGCTTGGCTCCGCCGCGGCTGTCGGTGCCATCATCATGACCGACCCTTTCGGCGCCGCACCAGCCCAGGCCGCAACCGTGGAGTTGCCTCTGCTGGCCACAGCATCCACGGTGTGGCGCTACTTGGACAACAACATCGACCCGGCCACGGGCACCGCCACACCCTTGGTGTGGACCACGGCAGGCTACGACGACAGCAGCTGGAAGACCGGCAAGGGCAGCTTCGGTGCCAAGAACGGGGCAGCCACCGGCATGGGTGGAGGGTTGGGGGTCACCACCACCTTGCTCAACCACTACACGGCAGGGACCGGCAGCGATACGGTACCCACCTACTTCTTCCGCACCAGCTTCGAGCTCACTGCCGAGCAACTCGCCGTGCTCGGTGTCATCAATGGTTCGGCAACCTACGACGACGCGTTCATCTTGTACGTCAATGGGCAACGGGCCACCGGCTTCGAAGATGCCGGCATTGACCCCTCCACGAACTTGCAGTACGGCGGCGGCAACGGCGCAGACCCGCGCAGCGTGGCTTTCACCGTGCCCAACAACCTGCTCAAGGCAGGCACCAACACGGTGTCCGTGGCCCTGTACCAAAGCAGAGCTTCAAGCTCGGATATCTACTTCGACCTGGTCTCCTTGCTCGCTACCACCAGCACATCAACGGCTGCCACGTTATCCGACGTCGTCTTGAACATTGGTGCGCAGGCCGGCGAGCTGGGGCTCGCCTGGTACACCTCCTCCACCGGCGAGGAACTGGCCCAGCTTGTCACGGCGGGGGGCGATTTTGCCTCAGCCACCAGTTTCCCTTCCGCCGGTGGCACCGCAACCGATGGCCAGCAGTACCGGCACGCGACGTTACGCGGCCTGCAAGCAAACACCTCCTACAGTTACCGGGTGGGCAGCGAGGCGACAGGCTGGTCTGAAGTTTTTACTTTCACCACAAAAACACAGTCGGGTGACTTCAATTTTCTGGTGGTCGGTGACTCGCAAATCGGCGCCTCCGGCAACGCCACCTCCGATGCGCAGGGGTGGGCCACCACCTTGTCGAAGGCTGAATCGCTCCTACCGGATGAGCACTTCATCCTTTCAGTCGGCGACCAGGTCAACACGGCCGGCAACGAGGGCCAGTACGAAGGCTTCCTGGCACCTGCCCAGCTGCGGCGCTACCCGCTGGTGACCAACATCGGCAACCACGACGTCGCCAGCCTGGCGTACCGGCAGCATTTCAACATGCCCAACATCGATGAAACCTTTGGTGAGGGCAACCCCGGACAATCAGGTGGCAACTACTGGTTCACCTACAACGAGGTCTTGTTCATTTCCTTCAACTCCAACAATCAAAACAATGACCGTCATCTTGAGTACGTGGCAAAGATCATCGCAGAGCAGGGGGCGGGCAAGAAGTGGGTGATCGTGCACTTCCACCACTCAGTTTTCTCCGTTGCAAGCCATGCCACGGACAAGGACATCATTGAGCGGCGCCGGGTGCTGCCGGCAGGGTTCAGCAAGCTCGGTGTGGACCTGGTCCTCATGGGCCACGACCACGTGTACACGCGCTCGTACCTGATGAACGCGCTCACACCGACGAACCCGGCCGGGGCCACGGGCACACCGGCACACGCACCTGCACAGCTGGCCCGCAGCGTCGCCCAGCTCGCCAGCGGCACGGTGGTACCGCAGACCGGCGATGTGCTGTATTTGACCGCCAATTCTTCCAGCGGCAGCAAGTACTACGAGATCCAGACGGGCAAGGACTTCTACTGGTCCGATGTCCAAAACCAGGAACATGTGCCCAATATGACAGATGTTCGCATCACCGATGAGACCATCACGTTGACCACGTACCGCGTCACCGACCTGAGCGTGGTGGATGTGGTTCGGCTGGAACGCCCGGATATCACAGCACCGGTTCTGACGGTCTCGGCGTCGACGACGTTGACCGTGGGCGCCGTCTTCGACCCCCGGGCCGGTGTGAGCGCCGTCGATAACCGCGACGGCGATCTGAGCGATGCGATTCTGATCACCGGGGCTGTGGATACCGCCACAACGGGGACGTACCGGCTCGAATACAGCGTCACTGATGCGGCTGGCAACACGGTCACCGCCGTCCGCACCGTTACCGTCACCCCTGTGTCCGCCCCCAGCGTCTCCCCAGACATCCCCGCACCGTCCTTGGCAGGACCCACAGGGACCATCGGGGCACCGTGGGCCAGCGCCTCCGGGGTACAAGGTAGTGGACCGGCGCTGGCCGCAACCGGTCTTTCCGCCGGCGGATTCCTGGCCACGGCCGTTGCCGCTTTGGCTACCGGCGCCATCCTCCTGAACCGGAAAGGCAAGCGGACACCGGCTGCCGCCACCATGAACGGTGACCTAGAGGGACCTGAGACGACGTTCGGCCCCTCCCACACAGTGGACTAG
- a CDS encoding citrate synthase → MTDSTSATLRYDGGELELPRIEAVEGNAGYDVSKLLSTTGAVTYDPGFVNTAATSSAITYIDGDEGILRYRGYPIEELAEHSSFLEVSFLLIYGNLPTPAELDKFDQRIRRHTMLHEDLKGFFGGFPRDAHPMPVLSSAVSALSTFYQDSLDPFDDEQVEMATIRLMAKMPVIAAYAHKKSIGQPMLYPDNSMGLVENFLRLSFGLPAEPYEMDPVVVKALDLLLILHADHEQNCSTSTVRLVGSANANMFASVSAGINALFGPLHGGANEAVLNMLREIQASGEPVEKFVERVKNKEAGVKLMGFGHRVYKNYDPRAKIVKATAHEILEKLGGNDELLAIAMRLEEVALTDEYFISRKLYPNVDFYTGLIYKAMGFPEKMFTVLFAIGRLPGWIAQWREMMKDPATKIGRPRQLYTGEPERMYPSR, encoded by the coding sequence ATGACTGATTCCACGAGCGCAACACTGCGCTACGACGGCGGAGAACTTGAACTTCCGCGCATCGAAGCCGTAGAAGGCAACGCTGGCTACGATGTGTCAAAGCTGTTGAGCACCACCGGCGCGGTCACCTACGACCCCGGCTTCGTCAACACGGCCGCCACCTCCTCGGCCATCACTTACATTGACGGTGACGAGGGCATCCTGCGCTACCGCGGATACCCCATCGAGGAACTTGCAGAACACTCCAGCTTCCTGGAAGTGTCTTTCCTGTTGATCTACGGCAACTTGCCCACCCCGGCCGAACTGGACAAGTTCGACCAGCGCATCCGCCGCCACACCATGTTGCACGAGGACCTCAAGGGGTTCTTTGGCGGCTTCCCGCGCGACGCGCACCCCATGCCGGTGCTCTCCTCGGCTGTTTCGGCCCTGTCCACGTTCTACCAGGACTCCTTGGACCCGTTCGACGACGAACAAGTTGAGATGGCCACCATTCGTCTGATGGCCAAGATGCCCGTCATCGCCGCCTACGCGCACAAGAAGTCGATCGGGCAGCCCATGCTGTACCCGGACAACTCCATGGGCCTGGTGGAGAACTTCCTGCGCCTGAGCTTCGGTCTGCCGGCCGAGCCCTACGAAATGGACCCGGTGGTGGTTAAGGCTCTTGACCTTCTGCTGATTCTGCACGCAGACCACGAGCAGAACTGCTCCACCTCCACTGTCCGCCTGGTCGGTTCCGCGAACGCGAACATGTTCGCCTCCGTCTCCGCCGGCATCAACGCACTCTTCGGCCCGCTGCACGGCGGCGCCAACGAGGCCGTGCTGAACATGCTCCGCGAGATCCAGGCCAGCGGGGAGCCGGTTGAGAAGTTTGTTGAGCGCGTGAAGAACAAGGAAGCCGGCGTGAAGCTCATGGGCTTCGGGCACCGCGTCTACAAGAACTACGATCCCCGCGCCAAGATCGTCAAGGCCACGGCCCACGAGATCCTGGAAAAGCTGGGCGGCAACGACGAGCTCCTTGCCATCGCCATGCGGCTGGAAGAAGTTGCGTTGACCGATGAATACTTCATCTCCCGCAAGCTCTACCCGAACGTGGACTTCTACACCGGCCTGATCTACAAAGCCATGGGCTTCCCCGAAAAGATGTTCACGGTCTTGTTCGCCATCGGCCGTCTGCCGGGCTGGATTGCCCAGTGGCGCGAAATGATGAAGGACCCGGCCACCAAGATCGGCCGTCCCCGCCAGTTGTACACGGGCGAACCGGAGCGCATGTACCCGTCGCGGTAA
- a CDS encoding ABC transporter permease produces the protein MVMFTLRRFLQLIPVFFGATLLVYFLVFATPGDPIAALSGGKPMAPAVEAALRAQYNLDQPFWVQYGLYLKNLVTLNLGQTFSGQEVSAVIARAYPVTARLAIMALAFEAVFGVFFGVIAGLRKGKLFDSTVLVASLIVIAVPTFVLGFVLQLVVGVQLGWARPTVSGTAPWNELILPALVLGLVSLAYVIRLTRASISENMNADYVRTATAKGLSRRRVVVVHILRNSLIPVVTFLGADLGALMGGAIVTEGIFNVPGVGNLLYQAILKGESATVVAVVSVLVIVFVVANLVVDLLYAWLDPRIRYV, from the coding sequence ATGGTCATGTTCACCCTTCGCCGCTTCCTGCAACTGATTCCCGTTTTTTTCGGGGCCACGCTGCTGGTGTACTTCCTCGTCTTTGCCACACCCGGTGACCCCATCGCCGCCCTTTCCGGTGGCAAGCCCATGGCACCGGCTGTTGAGGCCGCCCTCCGGGCCCAGTACAACCTTGACCAACCCTTCTGGGTCCAGTACGGCTTGTACTTGAAGAATCTTGTGACTCTCAACCTTGGCCAGACGTTCTCCGGCCAGGAAGTGTCAGCGGTTATCGCCCGCGCCTACCCTGTCACGGCACGCCTTGCCATTATGGCCCTTGCCTTTGAAGCCGTCTTTGGTGTCTTTTTCGGTGTTATTGCCGGACTGCGTAAGGGCAAGCTGTTCGACAGCACCGTCCTGGTTGCTTCCTTGATCGTCATCGCCGTCCCCACCTTCGTCCTAGGCTTTGTTCTGCAGTTGGTGGTTGGTGTGCAGCTAGGCTGGGCACGTCCCACCGTCAGCGGCACCGCACCGTGGAACGAACTCATCCTCCCGGCACTAGTCCTGGGACTTGTGTCCTTGGCCTACGTGATCCGTCTGACGAGGGCATCCATCAGCGAAAACATGAATGCTGACTACGTCCGTACGGCAACGGCCAAGGGCCTGAGCCGCCGCCGCGTGGTGGTGGTCCATATTTTGCGTAACTCGTTGATCCCCGTGGTGACGTTCCTCGGTGCCGACTTGGGTGCCCTCATGGGTGGCGCCATTGTCACCGAAGGCATCTTCAACGTCCCCGGTGTTGGTAACCTGCTATACCAGGCCATCTTGAAGGGCGAAAGTGCAACAGTCGTGGCCGTCGTCAGCGTCTTGGTTATTGTGTTTGTGGTAGCCAACCTCGTTGTGGACCTTCTGTACGCCTGGCTCGACCCAAGGATTCGCTATGTCTGA
- a CDS encoding TetR/AcrR family transcriptional regulator — MPKIVDANDRRELVADAVFEVVAGRGLAQASLRNVAQQAGLALGSVRHYFDNQAELMVFAFRVNSERCHLRALDRLEDLEQSELPKTGAQLVDKCAAVLEELLPLTPASRGEAVVHMEFMLAARTDEGLHGAAQDDYRATGAVVGRVVMQLLESGLVAGSPEPVDEAERLIAVLDGLSLRMVLQPAWSAPEQGRATLRRHLLALLA; from the coding sequence GTGCCCAAAATTGTTGATGCCAATGACCGCCGCGAGCTGGTTGCCGATGCAGTGTTTGAAGTGGTTGCCGGACGGGGGCTTGCTCAGGCGTCGCTTCGCAACGTAGCCCAGCAAGCCGGCCTGGCGCTGGGCTCGGTGCGGCACTATTTTGACAACCAGGCAGAGCTGATGGTGTTTGCGTTCCGGGTCAATTCCGAGCGGTGCCATCTTCGCGCACTGGACAGACTCGAAGACCTGGAGCAATCAGAGCTTCCGAAGACCGGGGCCCAGTTGGTGGACAAATGTGCAGCCGTATTGGAAGAGCTGCTGCCGTTGACGCCCGCGAGCCGCGGCGAGGCAGTAGTTCACATGGAATTCATGCTGGCGGCTCGCACGGATGAAGGCCTGCACGGTGCGGCCCAGGACGACTACCGGGCAACGGGGGCCGTGGTGGGCCGAGTGGTGATGCAATTGCTGGAAAGCGGCTTGGTGGCTGGTTCCCCGGAGCCGGTAGATGAAGCCGAACGCCTCATAGCAGTTCTTGACGGGCTAAGCCTGCGGATGGTGTTGCAGCCGGCCTGGTCGGCGCCGGAACAGGGCCGGGCCACGCTGCGCCGCCACCTACTGGCGCTTCTGGCCTAG
- a CDS encoding ABC transporter ATP-binding protein: MTSAGSRGLDAPLLEIRNLAITFDTQNGPVNAVRNAHLTIMPGETVAIVGESGSGKSTTALAAIGLLPSNGRVSGGQIIFDGEDITNASAKRIVELRGNSIGMVPQDPMSNLNPVWKIGFQVKETLKANGLAGANSKERVAEVLAEAGLPDAAARAKQYPHEFSGGMRQRALIAIGLACRPRLLIADEPTSALDVTVQRQILDHLDRMTTELGTAVLLITHDLGLAAERAEKVVVMYKGQVVESGPALEILRNPKHPYTQRLVNSAPSLSSRRLQSSKVAEAPAQAVGVTEAAPSSTPVTGRKPAGQGENLIEIRNLTKVFKLRGALGKGSEFKAVDDVSFDVKRGSTMAIVGESGSGKSTVAQMALSLLAPTEGSILFDGVEVNTLKGKNLFDFRRRVQPIFQDPYGSLDPMFNIYRTIEEPLKIHKIGDAKSREKRVRELLDQVSMPAATMHRFPNELSGGQRQRIAIARALALNPDVIICDEAVSALDVLVQGQVLHLLNDLQTELGLTYLFITHDLAVVRQIADNVCVMQNGRIVETATTEEVFSNPRQKYTQDLLNAIPGATLLV, translated from the coding sequence ATGACATCCGCTGGCTCCCGCGGCCTCGATGCGCCACTTCTTGAAATCCGGAATTTGGCCATCACCTTTGACACCCAGAACGGGCCTGTCAACGCTGTACGCAACGCGCACCTGACCATCATGCCTGGCGAGACCGTGGCCATTGTGGGCGAGTCCGGTTCGGGCAAGTCCACTACGGCCCTGGCCGCGATCGGCCTGCTACCCAGCAATGGGCGTGTCAGTGGCGGGCAGATCATTTTCGACGGTGAGGACATCACCAACGCAAGTGCGAAGCGCATCGTTGAACTGCGTGGAAACTCCATCGGCATGGTTCCCCAGGACCCCATGTCCAACCTGAACCCGGTCTGGAAGATCGGATTCCAGGTTAAGGAGACGCTCAAAGCCAATGGGCTCGCCGGCGCCAACTCCAAGGAACGGGTGGCTGAGGTTCTTGCCGAAGCCGGCCTGCCTGACGCAGCCGCCAGGGCCAAGCAGTACCCGCACGAGTTCTCCGGCGGCATGCGCCAGCGTGCGTTGATCGCCATTGGCCTGGCGTGCCGGCCGCGCTTGCTGATCGCCGATGAGCCGACGTCGGCCCTGGATGTCACCGTGCAGCGCCAGATCCTGGACCATCTGGATCGGATGACCACCGAATTGGGTACGGCAGTACTGCTGATTACCCACGACCTTGGCCTTGCCGCCGAGCGTGCCGAAAAAGTGGTGGTCATGTACAAGGGTCAAGTGGTTGAATCCGGCCCCGCCCTTGAGATCCTGCGCAACCCGAAGCACCCGTACACGCAGCGCTTGGTGAACTCCGCACCGTCACTGTCATCGCGCCGCCTGCAGTCAAGCAAGGTTGCGGAAGCGCCGGCGCAGGCAGTCGGCGTTACTGAGGCTGCGCCGTCGTCCACCCCCGTGACTGGTAGGAAGCCGGCAGGTCAGGGTGAGAACCTCATCGAAATCCGTAACCTGACCAAGGTGTTCAAGCTTCGCGGGGCCTTGGGCAAGGGAAGCGAATTTAAGGCTGTTGACGACGTTTCCTTTGACGTCAAGCGCGGCAGCACCATGGCCATTGTGGGGGAGTCCGGCTCGGGCAAGTCCACGGTGGCCCAGATGGCGCTGAGCCTGCTGGCCCCCACCGAGGGCAGCATCTTGTTCGACGGCGTCGAGGTCAACACGCTCAAGGGGAAGAATCTCTTTGACTTCCGTCGCCGCGTGCAGCCCATCTTCCAGGACCCGTACGGATCGTTGGACCCCATGTTCAACATTTACCGGACCATTGAAGAGCCGCTGAAGATCCACAAGATCGGTGATGCCAAGTCACGGGAGAAGCGGGTTCGGGAGTTGTTGGACCAGGTCTCCATGCCTGCGGCCACCATGCACCGCTTCCCGAACGAGCTCTCCGGCGGCCAGCGCCAGCGTATTGCCATTGCGCGAGCCTTGGCCCTGAACCCGGACGTGATCATTTGCGATGAGGCTGTCTCGGCGCTGGATGTCCTAGTCCAGGGTCAGGTGCTGCACCTGCTCAACGACCTTCAGACGGAGCTGGGCTTGACGTACCTGTTCATCACCCACGACCTCGCAGTGGTCCGCCAGATTGCAGACAACGTGTGTGTCATGCAAAATGGCCGGATTGTTGAGACGGCCACCACGGAGGAGGTGTTCAGCAACCCGCGCCAGAAGTACACGCAGGATCTGCTCAACGCCATCCCTGGAGCCACGTTGCTGGTCTAG